One window from the genome of Hordeum vulgare subsp. vulgare unplaced genomic scaffold, MorexV3_pseudomolecules_assembly, whole genome shotgun sequence encodes:
- the LOC123415195 gene encoding G-type lectin S-receptor-like serine/threonine-protein kinase SD2-5, with amino-acid sequence MAVVSTSSALRLLPLLLLPIATMLPAAIPVGGGVMLDQGLNALDICVNLSQGAEGRVNACAPIIQNISPTAESPLPAPPAKGTPTTPSALPAPPPKVTPTTPSALPASAKPESSSVRRVVAISAPVVGFLLLTILFLATYFIRKRRTQLQHKMEEEEEFGELQGTPMRFTFQQLKAATEQFKDKLGKGGFGSVFKGELADQRIAVKRLDRAGQGKREFSAEVQTIGSIHHINLVRLIGFCAEKSHRLLVYEYMPKGSLDRWIYCRNDNDSPPLEWSTRCKIITNIAKGLAYLHEECTKKIAHLDVKPQNILLDDDFNAKLSDFGLCKLIDRDMSQVVTKMRGTPGYLAPEWLTSQITEKADVYSFGVVVMEVICGRKNLDTSLSEESIHLITLLEEKVKNAHLVDLIDKNSNDMLAHKQDVIEMMKLAMWCLQIDCKRRPKMSDVVKVLEGTMNAESNIDHNFVATNQVNFGAAANVVSSVPPLASHVSGPR; translated from the coding sequence ATGGCAGTGGTGAGTACCTCTTCGGCTCTCCGCCTcctgcctctcctcctcctccccattgCCACCATGTTGCCAGCCGCTATTCCGGTTGGAGGTGGCGTGATGCTCGATCAGGGCTTGAACGCGCTCGACATTTGTGTGAACCTCAGTCAGGGCGCGGAGGGGCGCGTTAACGCTTGTGCCCCGATCATTCAAAATATATCGCCTACAGCTGAAAGTCCCCTGCCTGCACCCCCGGCCAAGGGAACACCTACGACCCCAAGTGCTCTGCCTGCACCCCCGCCAAAGGTAACACCTACGACCCCAAGTGCTCTGCCTGCATCGGCGAAACCGGAATCCTCCTCTGTAAGAAGAGTTGTTGCAATTTCAGCTCCTGTAGTTGGTTTCCTTTTGCTTACCATCTTGTTCCTCGCCACCTACTTTATACGTAAACGAAGAACACAACTACAAcataagatggaggaggaggaagagtttgGGGAGCTACAAGGAACACCAATGAGGTTCACATTTCAGCAGCTGAAAGCAGCTACCGAACAATTCAAAGACAAGCTCGGCAAAGGAGGATTTGGGTCTGTTTTCAAGGGAGAGCTAGCTGATCAACGGATTGCGGTAAAACGTTTGGATCGAGCTGGTCAGGGCAAAAGAGAATTTTCTGCAGAGGTTCAGACAATTGGCAGCATTCATCATATTAATCTGGTGAGATTGATTGGTTTCTGTGCAGAGAAATCGCATAGGCTCTTGGTATATGAGTACATGCCAAAAGGATCGTTGGACAGATGGATCTACTGTCGAAATGACAATGATTCACCTCCTCTAGAATGGAGCACACGGTGCAAGATTATCACTAACATAGCTAAGGGTCTCGCTTATCTTCATGAGGAGTGCACGAAAAAGATTGCCCATTTGGATGTCAAACCACAAAACATCCTCTTAGATGATGACTTCAATGCTAAACTTTCTGATTTTGGACTATGCAAGCTCATTGACAGGGATATGAGCCAAGTGGTTACCAAAATGCGAGGCACACCTGGATATTTAGCTCCTGAATGGTTAACATCACAAATCACAGAAAAGGCCGATGTCTATAGCTTTGGTGTTGTGGTCATGGAAGTCATCTGCGGAAGAAAGAACCTCGACACTTCTCTATCAGAAGAGAGCATCCATCTTATCACCCTGTTGGAAGAAAAGGTGAAGAATGCTCACTTGGTAGATTTGATTGACAAGAACAGTAATGACATGCTAGCACACAAGCAGGATGTAATTGAGATGATGAAGCTCGCAATGTGGTGTTTGCAAATTGATTGCAAAAGAAGGCCTAAAATGTCCGACGTAGTTAAGGTCTTGGAAGGAACCATGAATGCAGAGAGCAACATTGATCATAACTTTGTTGCCACAAATCAAGTGAATTTCGGCGCTGCTGCAAATGTGGTCTCCTCAGTTCCACCTCTAGCTTCACATGTATCAGGCCCCAGGTGA